The Streptomyces sp. NBC_00224 genome contains the following window.
AATCGGAGGATCGATACGCAGGCCGTTTATGTGCCCCGCCCTCAGCCCAACAGCTCCCGCACCACCGGCACCAGCGACCGGAACGCCTTGCCCCGGTGGCTGATCGCGTTCTTCTCGTCTGCCGTCAGCTCCGCGCACGTGCGCGTCTCGCCCTCCGGCTGGAGGATCGGGTCGTAGCCGAAGCCGCCCGTGCCGGTGGGCTCGTGGCGGAGGGTGCCGAGCAGGCGGCCCTCGACCACGCGCTCCGTGCCGTCGGGGAGCGCCAGGGCTGCCGCGCAGGCGAAGTGGGCCCCGCGGTGGTCGTCCGCGATGTCCGAGAGTTGGGCCAGGAGCAGGTTCAGGTTGGCCTTGTCGTCGCCGTGGGTGCCGGACCAGCGGGCGGAGAAGATGCCGGGGGCGCCGTTGAGTACGTCCACGCACAGGCCCGAGTCGTCCGCGACGGCGGGGAGGCCGGTGGCCTGGGCCAGGGCGTGGGCTTTGAGGAGGGCGTTCTCGGCGAAGGTGACGCCGGTTTCCTTGACGTCGGGGATCTCGGGGTACGCGTCGGCGCCGACGAGTTCGTGGGGCAGTCCGGCGTCCGCGAGGATCGCGTGGAGTTCGGTGATTTTGCCGGCGTTGCGGGTGGCGAGGATCAGGCGGGTCATGCCCCCAGTATCGGGGGCGGGCCCGGCGTCACGGTGTGCAG
Protein-coding sequences here:
- the rdgB gene encoding RdgB/HAM1 family non-canonical purine NTP pyrophosphatase codes for the protein MTRLILATRNAGKITELHAILADAGLPHELVGADAYPEIPDVKETGVTFAENALLKAHALAQATGLPAVADDSGLCVDVLNGAPGIFSARWSGTHGDDKANLNLLLAQLSDIADDHRGAHFACAAALALPDGTERVVEGRLLGTLRHEPTGTGGFGYDPILQPEGETRTCAELTADEKNAISHRGKAFRSLVPVVRELLG